Proteins encoded by one window of Arachis hypogaea cultivar Tifrunner chromosome 1, arahy.Tifrunner.gnm2.J5K5, whole genome shotgun sequence:
- the LOC112702950 gene encoding small ribosomal subunit protein bS1c, whose translation MATSVGHQFPLSSSRFSKPSFSFTQKRSSLTIVNSVALSNAQSKERLKLKELFNEAYDRCRNAPMEGVSFTLEDFTAALDKYDFDAEVGTKVKGTVFATDANGALVDITAKSSAYLPLQEASIHKIKNVEEAGIVVGLRDEFLIIGENEADDSLILSLRSMQHDLAWERCRQLQAEDVIVKGKIVGANKGGVVAEVEGLRGFVPFSQISTKSSGEELVDKDIPLKFVEVDEEQQRLVLSNRKAMADTQSQLGIGSVVTGSVQSLKPYGAFVDIGGINGLLHVSQISHDRVVDISTVLQPGDTLKVMILSHDRERGRVSLSTKKLEPTPGDMIRNPKLVFEKAEEMAQTFRQRIAQAEAMARADMLRFQPEGGLTLGSDGILGPITSDLPEEGLDLSEVPLAEES comes from the exons atGGCTACTTCTGTGGGTCACCAATTCCCACTCTCTTCTTCGCGCTTCTCCAAACCATCATTCTCTTTCACTCAGAAGCGAAGCTCCCTCACCATCGTCAACTCAGTGGCACTATCCAATGCGCAGAGCAAGGAGAGGCTGAAGCTGAAGGAACTCTTCAATGAAGCCTATGACAGGTGCCGCAATGCTCCCATGGAAGGCGTTTCCTTCACCCTCGAAGACTTCACCGCCGCTCTCGACAAGTATGACTTCGATGCCGAAGTTGGCACCAAAGTCAAAGGCACTGTGTTTGCCACAGATGCTAATGGAGCACTCGTTGATATCACAGCGAAATCTTCTGCATACTTGCCACTACAAGAGGCTTCCATACACAAGATCAAGAATGTGGAAGAAGCGGGGATTGTGGTTGGATTGAGAGACGAGTTTTTGATAATTGGTGAGAATGAAGCTGACGATAGTTTGATCTTGAGCTTGAGGTCTATGCAGCATGATCTTGCTTGGGAACGATGCAGACAACTCCAAGCTGAAGATGTTATTGTCAAGGGTAAG ATTGTTGGTGCAAACAAAGGTGGAGTGGTGGCTGAGGTGGAAGGCCTTAGAGGCTTCGTTCCATTCTCACAGATATCAACT AAATCAAGTGGAGAGGAGCTTGTGGATAAGGATATTCCTCTCAAGTTTGTGGAGGTGGATGAGGAACAACAAAGACTTGTTCTAAGTAACCGAAAGGCCATGGCGGATACCCAATCACAGCTTGGAATTGGATCTGTAGTGACAGGATCTGTTCAAAGCCTAAAGCCATACGGCGCCTTCGTCGACATTGGTGGAATCAATGGCCTCCTTCATGTGAGTCAGATTAGCCATGACAGAGTAGTTGATATCTCAACTGTTCTTCAACCTGGTGATACTCTCAAG GTGATGATCTTGAGTCATGATAGGGAGAGAGGAAGAGTAAGTCTTTCCACCAAGAAGCTGGAACCTACACCTGGTGATATGATCCGTAATCCAAAGCTTGTCTTTGAGAAG GCTGAGGAGATGGCTCAGACATTCAGACAGAGAATAGCTCAAGCCGAAGCTATGGCTCGTGCTGACATGCTTAGGTTCCAGCCTGAG GGTGGATTAACTCTTGGGAGTGATGGGATATTGGGACCAATTACTTCAGACTTGCCTGAGGAGGGACTGGATTTGAGTGAGGTGCCTCTTGCTGAAGAATCATGA
- the LOC112702920 gene encoding pathogenesis-related protein 2 — MAVFTFEDEITSTLPPAKLYNAMKDADSITPKIIDDVKSVEIVEGNGGPGTIKKLTIVEDGETKFILHKVEAIDEANYAYNYSVVGGVALPPTAEKITFETKLVEGPNGGSIGKLSVKFHSKGDAKPEEEDMKKGKAKGEALFKAIEGYVLANPAQY, encoded by the exons ATGGCCGTCTTCACATTCGAGGATGAAATCACCTCCACCCTGCCCCCTGCCAAGCTTTACAATGCTATGAAGGATGCCGATTCCATCACCCCTAAGATTATTGATGACGTCAAGAGTGTTGAAATCGTTGAGGGAAACGGTGGTCCTGGAACCATCAAGAAACTCACCATTGTTGAGG ATGGAGAAACCAAGTTTATCTTACACAAAGTGGAGGCAATAGATGAGGCTAACTATGCATACAACTACAGCGTTGTTGGAGGAGTGGCGCTGCCTCCCACGGCAGAGAAGATAACATTTGAGACAAAGCTGGTAGAAGGACCCAACGGAGGATCCATTGGGAAGCTGAGTGTGAAGTTCCACTCCAAAGGAGATGCAAAGCCAGAGGAGGAAGACATGAAGAAGGGTAAGGCCAAGGGTGAAGCTCTCTTCAAGGCTATTGAGGGTTACGTCTTGGCCAACCCTGCTCAATATTAG
- the LOC112702940 gene encoding E3 ubiquitin-protein ligase UPL6 — protein MFFSGDPSTRKRVDLGGRSSKERDRKNLLEQTRVERNRRLWHRQQNSAALKIQKCFRGRKDVRLEKSRLREQFYKTYGKYCQNVDRNSFCVNSDFLRQFLYFFKADNIDDFLVLVQICRLLQQFVHEDGDVVKHFAGVDYSSTGGLVNYRVKQLVYSCICALHQNRNQLKDQLLLSPEELDASAVPLLEVIVLLIDPKLPWSCKIVGYLFQNNALGLLREIILTGKDNAENYFPIGKGSSLERLLMVVICHIGQKPCVCSDINPRYSFASQIITIPFVWHLFPNLRQVFAAEGMSQHYIHHMATFGQNLINSLPKDMSNEVPSYACMLGNILETSGVALSQPACSFDMAVDLAAVTTFLMEALPSVRTSDNRESSMILDDDMIEDEAAAEVALDKKLEQQIYNAINPRFLLHLTNILFREISSVNALEYGPDDREVAAVGAACGFLYVTFNKLPMERIMTVLAYRTELVPMLWNFMKRCHENKKWSSLSEWLSYLSGDAPGWLLPLAVFCPVYKHMLMIVDNEEFYEQERPLSLKDIRSLIIILRQALWQLLWVNHTTNPNLLKSASASSASKRQSVEAIQQRVSIVVSELLSQLQDWNNRRQFTSPSDFHADGVNDFFISQAVTENTRANEILKQAPFLIPFTSRVKIFSSQLAAVRQRHGSQAGFTRNRFRIKRDRILEDAYNQMSQLSEDNLRGLIRVTFVNEFGVEEAGIDGGGIFKDFMENITRAAFDVQYGLFKETADHLLYPNPGSGMIHEQHFQFFHFLGTLLAKAMFEGILVDIPFATFFLSKLKQKYNYLNDLPSLDPELYRHLIFLKHYDGDISDLELYFVIVNNEYGEQTEEELLPGGRNLRVTNDNVITFIHLVANHRLNFQIRQQSSHFLRGFQQLIQKDWIDMFNEHELQLLISGSLESLDVDDLRQHTNYAGGYHSDHYVIEMFWEILKGFSLENRKKFLKFVTGCSRGPLLGFRYLEPLFCIQRAAGTASEEALDRLPTSATCMNLLKLPPYQSKEQLETKLLYAINADAGFDLS, from the exons ATGTTCTTCAGCGGCGATCCTTCTACGCGGAAGCGCGTCGATTTGGGCGGTCGCAGCTCCAAGGAAAGGGACAGGAAGAACCTTCTAGAACAGACTCGCGTCGAACGCAACCGCCGCCTCTGGCACCGTCAACAGAACTCTGCTGCGCTCAAAATTCAG AAATGCTTCAGAGGGAGAAAAGATGTCAGACTTGAAAAGTCTAGGTTGCGAGAGCAGTTCTACAAGACCTATGGCAAGTACTGCCAGAATGTAGACAG GAATTCTTTCTGTGTCAACTCTGATTTCCTTCGCcagttcctttatttctttaaggCAGACAATATAGATGATTTTTTAGTTCTCGTGCAGATATGCCGATTGCTTCAGCAGTTCGTTCACGAAGATG GGGATGTTGTCAAACATTTTGCTGGTGTGGATTACTCATCCACGGGTGGTTTGGTGAATTACCGAGTGAAGCAACTTGTATATTCTTGTATTTGTGCACTACATCAGAATAG AAATCAGTTGAAGGATCAGCTTTTATTGAGTCCTGAGGAATTGGATGCGTCGGCTGTGCCTTTATTGGAAGTTATAGTATTGTTAATTGATCCCAAATTGCCATGGAGCTGCAAGATAGTAGgatatctctttcaaaacaatGCATTAGGGCTACTCAGAGAGATTATCCTTACAGGAAAG GATAATGCAGAAAATTATTTTCCCATTGGAAAAGGATCATCGTTGGAGCGTCTTCTTATGGTTGTAATTTGTCACATTGGTCAGAAACCATGTGTTTGTTCAGATATCAATCCAAGATATAGCTTTGCATCACAGATCATTACTATTCCATTCGTGTGGCATCTCTTCCCAAACTTAAGACAG GTTTTTGCAGCAGAGGGCATGAGTCAACATTATATTCATCATATGGCAACATTTGGGCAAAATCTAATCAATTCGCTACCCAAAGATATGTCAAATGAAGTTCCTAGCTATGCATGTATGCTTGGAAATATATTAGAAACATCTGGAGTTGCTTTATCTCAGCCTGCGTGTTCATTTGATATG GCCGTAGATCTTGCTGCTGTTACTACCTTTCTAATGGAGGCACTTCCTTCTGTGAGAACATCTGATAATAGAGAAA GTTCAATGATTCTTGATGATGATATGATTGAAGATGAAGCAGCTGCGGAAGTAGCTTTAGATAAGAAACTGGAGCAGCAGATTTATAATGCCATAAACCCTCGCTTCCTTCTACATCTG ACAAATATACTATTTAGAGAGATTTCATCTGTCAATGCTTTAGAGTATGGACCAGATGATAGAGAGGTGGCAGCTGTTGGTGCAGCTTGTGGGTTTTTGTATGTTACCTTCAACAAACTTCCCATGGAACGGATTATGACTGTGCTTGCTTACAGAACTGAACTTGTTCCTATGCTTTGGAATTTTATGAAGCGGTGCCATGAAAATAAGAAATGGTCATCTTTGTCTGAGTGGTTATCATACCTCTCAGGTGATGCACCTGGTTGGCTGTTACCACTGGCTGTATTCTGTCCTGTCTACAA GCACATGCTTATGATAGTCGATAATGAGGAATTTTATGAGCAGGAGAGGCCACTGTCACTGAAGGATATCAGAAGCCTTATCATTATATTGAGACAG GCTTTATGGCAGCTGCTGTGGGTAAATCATACCACAAATCCTAATTTGCTGAAATCTGCTTCAGCCAGTTCGGCTAGTAAGAGGCAGTCTGTTGAAGCTATTCAACAGAGGGTTAGCATTGTGGTTTCTGAGCTTCTTTCACAG CTGCAAGATTGGAACAACAGGCGGCAGTTTACATCCCCCAGTGATTTTCATGCAGATGGGGTGAATGACTTTTTTATCTCCCAG GCTGTAACAGAAAACACACGAGCAAATGAAATTTTGAAGCAGGCCCCTTTCTTGATACCATTTACGAGCAGGGTTAAAATATTCTCT TCTCAACTAGCTGCAGTTAGGCAAAGACATGGTTCTCAGGCTGGATTTACTCGAAACCGGTTCAGAATAAAACGAGATCGCATTTTAGAAGATGCTTATAATCAAATGAGTCAGTTGTCCGAAGATAATCTTCGAGGACTG ATTCGTGTGACTTTTGTCAATGAATTTGGAGTTGAAGAGGCGGGAATCGATGGTGGTGGAATATTCAAAGATTTTATGGAGAACATCACACGTGCTGCCTTTGATGTGCAGTATGGATTGTTCAAG GAAACAGCAGATCACCTGCTTTATCCTAATCCTGGATCAGGAATGATACATGAACAACATTTCCAATTTTTCCACTTTCTTGGCACTCTTCTTGCAAAG GCCATGTTTGAAGGAATTCTGGTTGATATACCATTTGCTACATTCTTCTTGAGCAAACTTAAACAAAA GTACAACTATTTGAATGACTTGCCTTCCTTGGACCCAGAATTATATCGCCATCTTATTTTTCTCAAG CATTATGATGGTGACATATCAGACTTGGAATTATACTTTGTGATAGTAAACAATGAATATGGTGAGCAAACAGAGGAGGAACTGCTCCCGGGGGGAAGGAATCTACGTGTTACTAATGACAATGTCATTACTTTTATTCATCTTGTAGCAAATCACCGCTTGAATTTTCAG ATACGCCAACAAAGTTCTCATTTCTTGAGGGGATTTCAGCAACTTATTCAGAAGGATTGGATTGACATGTTTAATGAACATGAACTTCAG CTTTTGATATCAGGTTCACTGGAGAGCTTGGATGTCGATGATCTGCGGCAGCATACCAACTATGCAGGAGGCTATCACAGT GATCATTATGTGATTGAGATGTTTTGGGAGATTCTCAAAGGCTTTTCATTGGAAAACAGGAAGAAATTTCTGAA GTTTGTGACAGGTTGCTCTCGTGGACCATTGCTGGGTTTCCGATATCTTGAACCTTTGTTTTGCATACAAAG GGCTGCTGGTACTGCATCGGAGGAAGCTCTTGACCGATTACCAACGTCAGCTACTTGTATGAATCTGCTAAAGCTTCCACCTTATCAAAG TAAGGAGCAATTGGAAACCAAATTGCTTTATGCCATAAATGCCGATGCTGGTTTTGATTTAAGTTAA